The proteins below come from a single Serratia ficaria genomic window:
- the cybB gene encoding cytochrome b561: MPMQIRLHWLVAILLVITCTTIELRGFAEPGTPLWYVLVVTHFSCGVTVFALMIARLLLRWRHASPAITPKPPKWQTGMAHLVHTLIYLLLLTLPVLGVYSRYLGGKEWFLFGLPMPFADVADRPQARMIIGWHKTLASFGYWLIGLHAAAALFHHYIVKDNALVRMLPLMKKR; encoded by the coding sequence ATGCCGATGCAGATCCGTCTGCACTGGCTGGTCGCGATCCTGTTGGTCATCACCTGCACCACCATTGAGCTGCGCGGCTTTGCCGAACCCGGCACCCCGCTGTGGTACGTGCTGGTCGTCACCCATTTCAGCTGCGGAGTAACGGTGTTCGCCTTGATGATTGCCCGCCTGCTGCTGCGCTGGCGCCACGCCTCCCCCGCCATCACCCCCAAACCGCCGAAATGGCAGACCGGCATGGCGCATCTGGTGCATACCCTCATCTACCTGCTGTTGCTGACGCTGCCGGTGCTGGGCGTGTATTCGCGCTACCTGGGCGGCAAAGAGTGGTTTCTGTTCGGCCTGCCGATGCCCTTTGCCGACGTGGCGGATCGGCCGCAGGCGCGGATGATTATCGGCTGGCACAAGACGCTGGCGTCATTCGGCTATTGGCTGATTGGCCTGCACGCCGCCGCCGCGCTGTTCCATCATTATATCGTTAAGGACAATGCGCTGGTGCGCATGCTGCCGCTGATGAAAAAGCGCTGA
- a CDS encoding LysR family transcriptional regulator gives MRRNLNDLLYFVTVAREGSFTRAAAQLGVTQPALSQAISGLEERMQIRLLTRTTRSVSPTAAGERLLQAIGNRIDEIETELDMLTELRDKPAGTVRITCGPNVLRTTLLPKLTPLLREYPDIRIEFDANHGFRDIVADRFDAGVRLGDTIDKDMIAVPIGPRLRMAAVASPDYFARYPLPQTPQELTQHLCINQRMIKSGGLYVWDFDQDDGDLKVRVGGQLTFNTSEHIVDAALAGLGIAFLPEEEFGAHIAEGRLIRVLEPWCRPFPGYYLYYPSRKQPSPAFSLVVDALRMFEPGRGRRAR, from the coding sequence ATGAGACGCAATTTGAACGACCTGCTCTATTTCGTTACGGTGGCGCGCGAGGGCAGCTTTACCCGCGCTGCCGCGCAGTTGGGCGTAACCCAGCCGGCGCTCAGCCAGGCGATTTCCGGGCTGGAGGAACGCATGCAGATCCGCCTGCTGACCCGCACCACCCGCAGCGTTTCCCCCACCGCGGCCGGAGAGCGCTTGCTGCAGGCCATCGGCAACCGCATCGACGAAATTGAAACCGAGCTGGATATGCTGACCGAATTGCGCGACAAGCCTGCCGGCACCGTGCGCATCACCTGCGGCCCGAACGTGTTGCGCACCACGCTGCTGCCGAAGCTGACGCCGCTGCTGCGCGAATATCCGGATATCCGCATCGAGTTCGATGCCAATCATGGTTTCAGAGATATTGTGGCGGACCGCTTTGATGCCGGAGTGCGGCTCGGCGACACCATCGATAAAGACATGATCGCCGTGCCTATCGGCCCCAGACTGCGCATGGCGGCGGTCGCCTCGCCGGACTATTTTGCGCGTTATCCCCTGCCCCAAACGCCGCAAGAGTTGACGCAACATCTGTGCATCAATCAGCGGATGATCAAATCTGGCGGGCTATACGTGTGGGACTTTGATCAGGATGACGGCGACCTGAAAGTGCGCGTCGGCGGCCAGCTCACCTTTAACACTTCGGAACATATTGTCGATGCGGCACTGGCGGGGCTGGGTATCGCCTTCTTGCCCGAAGAGGAATTTGGCGCGCATATCGCCGAAGGACGGTTGATCCGCGTGCTGGAGCCCTGGTGCCGCCCTTTCCCCGGCTATTACCTGTATTACCCCAGCCGCAAGCAGCCTTCACCGGCATTTTCGCTGGTTGTGGATGCGCTGCGAATGTTCGAGCCTGGCAGGGGCCGCCGGGCTCGCTAA
- a CDS encoding DUF2058 domain-containing protein gives MTKLTLQEQMLKAGLVTSKKMAKVQRTAKKSRVQAREAREAVEENKKAQLERDKQLNEQQKQAALSKEYKAQVKQLIEMNRIDISKGDIGFNFTDNNLIKKIVVDKPTQAQLISGRLAIARLVADNSGESQYAIIPASVADKIAQRDADSIVLNSALSQEEQDEDDPYADFKVPDDLMW, from the coding sequence ATGACAAAACTCACCTTACAAGAGCAGATGCTAAAAGCGGGTTTAGTGACCAGCAAAAAAATGGCCAAGGTCCAAAGAACGGCTAAAAAATCGCGCGTTCAGGCGCGCGAGGCCAGAGAGGCGGTGGAAGAAAATAAAAAAGCCCAGCTCGAGCGTGATAAGCAGCTAAACGAGCAGCAAAAACAAGCAGCGTTATCCAAAGAATATAAAGCGCAGGTGAAGCAGCTGATTGAAATGAACAGAATCGACATTTCAAAAGGCGATATCGGTTTTAACTTCACCGACAACAATTTAATTAAAAAAATCGTTGTGGATAAGCCGACGCAGGCCCAGCTGATCAGCGGCCGCCTGGCGATTGCCCGTTTGGTGGCGGATAACAGCGGCGAGAGCCAATATGCCATCATCCCGGCGAGCGTCGCCGATAAAATTGCGCAGCGGGATGCGGACAGTATCGTATTAAACAGCGCGCTGAGCCAGGAAGAGCAGGATGAAGACGATCCTTATGCCGACTTTAAAGTGCCCGATGATTTGATGTGGTAA
- a CDS encoding TM2 domain-containing protein, translating to MSRKDKLAAALLAIFLGGLGIHKFYLGMKWWGLFYLIFCWTGIPSIVGFIEGIYYLFQSEDKFNQKYNPGLI from the coding sequence ATGAGCAGAAAAGACAAGCTCGCTGCGGCCCTGTTGGCCATATTTTTAGGTGGCCTGGGCATTCACAAGTTTTATTTGGGAATGAAATGGTGGGGGCTGTTCTATCTGATCTTCTGTTGGACAGGGATCCCGTCTATTGTCGGCTTTATTGAAGGCATCTACTATCTCTTCCAGTCGGAAGACAAGTTCAACCAGAAATACAATCCCGGGTTGATTTAA
- a CDS encoding zinc-dependent alcohol dehydrogenase family protein, with product MSKIVTFNRTGGPEVLKVVDIQVPAPAAGEVQIRVHAIGLNRAEIMYRNGQYVIEPEFPARLGYEAAGVVQAVGENVEEFARGDRVSVIPSFMFNEYGMYGELVNAPVHAVVKHPENLSFEEAAASWMMYVTAYGALVEYGNLQAGQNVVIRAASSSVGLAAIQIANMLGAKPIALTRTAEKSEMLLKAGAAVVIATAEQDMVAEITRATDGAGAHIVFDPVGGPDVAKLTQVMAPQGMLFQYGALDSRDMLVPVFDILGKHLTLRGYELFEITTDSEKMARAKSFVSEGLRVGKLKPVIDKTFPLDEIADAQRYMEANGQVGKIVVVVE from the coding sequence ATGTCTAAAATTGTTACCTTTAACCGCACCGGCGGTCCGGAAGTGCTGAAAGTTGTTGATATACAGGTGCCCGCGCCGGCAGCGGGTGAAGTGCAGATTCGCGTACATGCGATTGGTCTCAACCGTGCAGAAATCATGTACCGCAATGGTCAGTATGTTATCGAGCCGGAATTTCCGGCACGTCTTGGTTATGAAGCCGCTGGCGTTGTACAGGCCGTCGGTGAGAATGTTGAAGAGTTTGCCAGGGGAGATCGGGTAAGCGTGATCCCTTCATTTATGTTTAATGAATACGGCATGTACGGCGAACTGGTCAACGCACCGGTGCACGCTGTCGTGAAGCATCCTGAAAATCTTTCCTTCGAGGAAGCAGCCGCAAGCTGGATGATGTATGTCACCGCTTATGGTGCGCTGGTTGAATATGGCAACCTTCAGGCTGGTCAGAATGTCGTGATCCGCGCAGCATCAAGCAGCGTGGGCCTGGCTGCCATACAGATAGCTAACATGCTGGGTGCAAAACCCATTGCGCTTACGCGTACTGCTGAAAAAAGCGAAATGCTCCTGAAAGCCGGTGCAGCCGTCGTCATTGCTACAGCGGAGCAGGATATGGTTGCCGAAATCACTCGTGCAACGGATGGTGCGGGAGCCCATATTGTTTTTGATCCCGTCGGCGGCCCGGACGTGGCAAAACTGACTCAGGTGATGGCACCGCAGGGCATGCTCTTTCAGTATGGCGCGCTCGACAGCCGCGACATGCTTGTGCCTGTATTTGATATTCTCGGTAAGCATCTCACTCTGCGTGGATATGAGCTGTTTGAAATCACGACGGACTCTGAAAAAATGGCGCGCGCAAAATCCTTCGTCAGCGAAGGTTTACGAGTCGGCAAACTGAAGCCGGTCATCGATAAAACGTTCCCGCTCGACGAGATTGCGGACGCCCAGCGCTATATGGAGGCCAATGGCCAGGTAGGCAAAATAGTTGTGGTCGTAGAGTAA
- a CDS encoding alpha/beta hydrolase codes for MRTFTLLFGLLISAFAATGADMSNGANNFYKSDKVSRQKVSFKNQYRMNVAGNLFMPKGMSHNARLPAIIVGHPMGAVKEQSSNLYAQKLAEQGFVTLAIDLSFWGESAGKPGHLISPEIYADDFSAAVDYLSTRPYVSPENIGVLGICGSGSFVISAAKIDPRMKAIATVSMYDMGAAFRNGLQHSVTPEQRKAFIESAAKQRLAEFKGEETAYIPGTLNKLDDSTPAIQREFFDFYRTPRGAYTPPGEKAELTTKPMLSSIGKFMNFYPFNDIETISPRPMLFIAGERAHSKEFSEDAYKRAGQPKELYIVPRAGHVDLYDRVDLIPFDKLSSFFKANLR; via the coding sequence ATGAGAACCTTCACCTTGCTGTTTGGGCTGTTAATCAGCGCATTTGCCGCCACAGGCGCCGATATGTCCAACGGCGCGAATAATTTCTATAAAAGCGACAAGGTCAGCCGGCAAAAAGTCAGCTTTAAAAATCAATACCGGATGAATGTCGCCGGCAACCTGTTTATGCCGAAAGGCATGAGCCACAACGCCCGGCTGCCGGCCATCATCGTCGGCCACCCGATGGGGGCGGTAAAGGAGCAGAGCTCAAACCTGTATGCGCAAAAACTGGCGGAGCAGGGATTCGTCACGCTGGCGATCGATCTGTCTTTCTGGGGCGAAAGCGCAGGCAAGCCCGGCCATCTGATTTCTCCGGAAATTTATGCGGATGACTTCAGCGCCGCGGTCGATTATCTGAGCACCCGGCCCTACGTCTCGCCGGAAAACATTGGCGTCTTGGGGATCTGCGGCAGCGGGAGCTTCGTCATCAGCGCGGCGAAAATTGATCCGCGCATGAAGGCTATCGCCACGGTCAGCATGTATGACATGGGGGCGGCTTTCCGTAATGGCCTGCAGCATTCCGTTACGCCAGAGCAGCGCAAAGCCTTTATTGAATCGGCGGCGAAGCAACGGCTGGCCGAGTTTAAGGGCGAAGAAACAGCTTATATTCCCGGCACCCTTAACAAACTTGATGATTCAACGCCTGCGATTCAGCGTGAGTTCTTCGATTTCTATCGCACCCCGCGCGGCGCTTATACCCCGCCGGGCGAGAAGGCCGAGCTGACGACAAAACCGATGTTGAGCAGTATCGGCAAGTTTATGAACTTCTACCCGTTTAATGACATCGAGACCATCTCACCGCGCCCCATGCTGTTTATTGCCGGCGAGCGGGCGCACTCGAAAGAGTTTAGTGAAGATGCCTACAAACGTGCGGGGCAGCCGAAAGAGCTGTACATCGTTCCGCGGGCCGGCCATGTGGATCTCTACGATCGCGTCGATCTGATCCCTTTCGATAAGCTGAGCTCGTTCTTTAAAGCCAACCTGCGGTAA
- a CDS encoding RluA family pseudouridine synthase, which yields MSTIFDSFIAPPCHDQIEILYQDAHLALINKPAGLLSLSGKNPQNLDSVHHRLVQIFPGCTLVHRLDFGTSGLMVIARNKAINAALCRQFSQRTVTKVYSALLCGHLADNEGVIDAAIAKDPALFPLMSICALRGKPARSRYRVVERFYHEPAEGRLLPLTRVRLTPETGRTHQLRIHCQQLGHPIWGCDLYGGRLPPGTERTPRLMLHASELHFVHPISEEWVKAQHASPF from the coding sequence ATGTCTACGATTTTCGATAGCTTTATCGCCCCGCCGTGCCATGACCAGATAGAAATCCTCTATCAGGACGCGCACCTGGCGCTTATCAATAAACCCGCCGGGCTGCTTAGCCTTTCGGGGAAAAATCCGCAAAATCTGGATTCGGTGCATCACCGGCTGGTGCAGATATTCCCCGGCTGCACCCTGGTGCACCGCCTGGATTTCGGCACCTCCGGCCTGATGGTGATCGCCCGCAATAAGGCTATCAATGCCGCCCTTTGCCGGCAGTTCAGTCAACGCACGGTGACCAAGGTGTACAGCGCGCTGCTGTGCGGGCACTTGGCCGACAACGAAGGGGTGATAGACGCCGCGATCGCCAAAGACCCGGCGCTGTTTCCGCTGATGTCGATTTGCGCCCTGCGCGGCAAGCCCGCGCGCTCCCGCTATCGGGTGGTCGAACGCTTTTACCATGAGCCGGCGGAGGGGAGATTGCTGCCATTGACGCGGGTGCGGCTAACCCCGGAAACCGGGCGCACGCATCAACTGCGCATCCATTGCCAGCAGTTGGGCCACCCGATTTGGGGCTGTGACCTGTATGGCGGCCGCCTGCCGCCAGGCACCGAGCGCACCCCGCGGCTGATGCTGCACGCCAGCGAGCTGCATTTTGTTCACCCCATCAGCGAAGAGTGGGTCAAAGCCCAGCATGCCAGCCCGTTCTGA
- a CDS encoding restriction endonuclease, whose translation MGRRSGFEGFIRATARAVAAAERERKRSERNHFAEVRRLEREVERENAQILRVHKAAEKAAKVAYLEGRQDEVSDLNAELEEVIISLSTLLEHTLDFDDSIDFTALKKVPQFEDFKTPKHLLPEAEPELKIVSVPPAWKMIFPWVQRKYQRELQISEDTFSRKKEEYLRRASNQKIELDSLVEEYQKHRTAYFEEVERQHEEVNQFELDYLECVPDSVQAYCGMVLTRSEYPEVGFPQSFRLAYLPENKELVVEYSLPEISIVPSQLEYKYVKTRDAIEAKPRKANEIKELYQNIIAAITLRTLHELFEADKASALTSVLFNGVIETVDPTSGHDIVVTLVSARAHKDDFMQIKLERVEKVACLRSLGAQVSGRPDELQAVKPILEFDMVDKRFIDQGDALSGLETRPNLMELSPSEFEVLVSNLFTQMGLDTKLTRGTKDGGVDAVAFDTRPILGGKVVIQAKRYKDTVGVSSVRDLYGTMMNEGANKGILVCTSQYGKDAYRFCEDKPIELIDGGGLLYLLKEHAGVSARINPNF comes from the coding sequence ATGGGACGCAGATCGGGATTTGAAGGTTTTATTCGTGCGACAGCTAGAGCGGTAGCAGCAGCAGAGCGTGAGCGGAAGAGGTCAGAAAGAAATCATTTTGCTGAGGTTCGGCGTTTAGAACGTGAGGTTGAAAGAGAAAACGCTCAAATATTACGCGTACATAAGGCGGCTGAAAAAGCAGCTAAAGTCGCGTACTTAGAAGGGCGACAGGATGAGGTATCCGACCTGAACGCTGAACTGGAAGAGGTTATCATTTCCCTTTCAACCCTACTTGAACATACACTTGATTTTGATGATTCGATAGATTTCACCGCTTTAAAAAAGGTGCCTCAGTTCGAAGATTTCAAAACGCCTAAGCACTTATTACCTGAGGCAGAGCCTGAGCTGAAAATTGTGAGTGTTCCTCCTGCATGGAAAATGATTTTTCCGTGGGTGCAGAGAAAGTATCAACGAGAATTACAAATTTCAGAAGATACTTTTTCTAGGAAAAAAGAAGAATATCTGCGAAGGGCCTCCAACCAGAAGATTGAGTTAGATTCGTTGGTTGAGGAATATCAAAAGCATAGAACAGCCTATTTCGAAGAAGTTGAAAGGCAGCATGAGGAAGTTAATCAGTTTGAACTAGATTATTTGGAATGTGTTCCTGACAGCGTACAGGCTTATTGTGGAATGGTTTTGACACGCTCTGAATATCCAGAGGTTGGGTTTCCTCAATCATTTAGACTCGCATACTTACCTGAAAATAAAGAATTGGTAGTTGAATATAGCTTGCCAGAGATATCTATTGTCCCAAGTCAGCTTGAGTATAAGTATGTTAAGACAAGAGATGCCATCGAGGCAAAGCCTAGAAAGGCTAACGAAATCAAAGAACTTTATCAGAATATAATTGCAGCAATTACACTTCGAACTTTGCATGAGCTGTTCGAAGCAGATAAGGCCTCAGCTTTAACATCTGTTCTTTTTAACGGTGTTATCGAGACCGTTGATCCGACCAGTGGCCATGATATCGTCGTTACGTTGGTTTCAGCTCGAGCGCATAAAGATGATTTTATGCAAATCAAACTTGAACGAGTTGAAAAAGTTGCATGTCTCCGAAGTCTGGGGGCTCAAGTTTCAGGACGACCTGATGAACTCCAGGCAGTCAAGCCCATTCTTGAGTTTGATATGGTTGATAAACGCTTCATTGATCAAGGTGATGCTCTTTCTGGACTTGAAACTCGCCCAAACCTTATGGAGCTTTCTCCATCTGAGTTCGAAGTATTGGTTTCAAACCTGTTTACGCAAATGGGATTAGATACGAAACTTACCAGGGGCACAAAAGACGGTGGTGTTGATGCGGTTGCATTTGATACACGTCCAATTCTAGGCGGTAAAGTTGTCATTCAAGCCAAAAGATATAAAGACACGGTCGGTGTCAGCTCCGTCAGAGATCTGTACGGTACAATGATGAACGAGGGCGCGAACAAAGGTATTTTGGTCTGTACCAGTCAGTACGGCAAAGACGCTTATCGATTTTGTGAGGATAAACCCATAGAACTCATTGATGGCGGAGGTCTTCTTTATCTCTTAAAGGAGCACGCCGGCGTATCTGCCCGTATTAATCCAAATTTTTAA
- a CDS encoding MFS transporter, whose product MSTLSSEVSRRERAYWSGVFAMTLCVFVLIASEFMPVSLLTPISGDLGVSEGLAGQGIAISGALAVLTSLSISTLAGNLDRKVLLLGMTALMAFSGAVIALAPSYLIYMAGRALIGVAIGGFWSLSAATAIRLVPQPQVPRALAIFNGGNALAAVVAAPLGSYLGALIGWRGAFFCLVPVALFAFVWQWFSLPKMKAATGAQPGGAVFRLLADPLVAVGLAACGLFFMGQFALFTYVRPFLETVTRVDIPALSFILLTIGVTGFIGTLLIGAFLQAGFYPTLIAIPLLMAAIAGGLMAFGHSVWIVAPLFGFWGLIATAAPTGWWTWLARTLPNDAEAGGGLMVAVVQLSIALGSTLGGLAFDHRGYQSTFTLSAMLLAMAAALTLWTSRKDR is encoded by the coding sequence ATGTCCACGCTGTCGAGCGAGGTATCCCGCCGGGAACGCGCCTACTGGAGCGGCGTATTCGCCATGACGCTGTGCGTGTTTGTCCTGATTGCGTCGGAGTTTATGCCCGTGAGCCTGCTGACGCCGATATCAGGGGATTTGGGCGTCAGCGAAGGGCTGGCAGGGCAGGGGATCGCCATCTCCGGCGCGTTGGCGGTGCTGACCAGCCTGTCGATCTCAACGCTTGCCGGCAATCTCGATCGCAAAGTCTTGCTGTTGGGTATGACGGCGCTGATGGCGTTTTCCGGCGCCGTTATCGCACTGGCGCCAAGCTACCTCATCTATATGGCCGGCCGCGCCCTGATCGGCGTGGCCATTGGCGGTTTCTGGTCGCTGTCTGCGGCGACCGCCATTCGTTTGGTGCCGCAGCCTCAGGTTCCGCGTGCGCTGGCCATTTTTAACGGCGGCAACGCGCTGGCCGCCGTTGTCGCCGCGCCGCTCGGCAGTTATCTGGGGGCGCTTATCGGCTGGCGCGGTGCCTTCTTCTGCCTGGTTCCCGTGGCGCTGTTCGCCTTTGTCTGGCAGTGGTTCAGCCTGCCGAAGATGAAGGCGGCTACAGGCGCGCAACCCGGCGGCGCGGTTTTTCGCCTGTTGGCGGATCCGTTGGTGGCGGTTGGCCTGGCGGCCTGCGGGCTGTTCTTTATGGGGCAATTTGCTCTGTTTACCTACGTTCGCCCCTTTCTGGAAACGGTGACGCGGGTAGATATCCCGGCGTTGTCTTTCATTCTGCTGACCATCGGGGTGACGGGATTTATCGGCACTCTGCTGATCGGCGCGTTTCTGCAGGCGGGTTTTTACCCCACGCTTATCGCCATCCCTTTGCTGATGGCCGCCATTGCCGGGGGGCTGATGGCTTTCGGCCACAGCGTATGGATTGTCGCGCCGCTGTTCGGTTTCTGGGGGCTTATCGCCACCGCAGCGCCGACGGGGTGGTGGACCTGGCTCGCCAGAACCTTGCCGAACGACGCCGAAGCGGGCGGCGGCCTGATGGTCGCGGTCGTGCAGCTGTCCATCGCGCTGGGGTCCACCCTCGGCGGCCTGGCCTTTGATCACCGCGGTTATCAAAGCACATTCACCCTGAGCGCCATGTTACTGGCGATGGCTGCCGCCCTGACGCTCTGGACGTCGCGCAAAGATCGTTAA
- a CDS encoding LysR family transcriptional regulator, producing MIEYLNIFIQVVEQGSFTKAADVLQIHRPTVSKAIQQIENDLGVKLIHRTTRKLSVTAEGDEFYHHARHVLAEVNDMMASFSPTLPPRGRLRLDVPLALAHAILIPNLQHFQALYPGIEVVLVSSDKKTDLITEGVDCLVRLGALQDSSFISKRLGDIRMVTCAAPSYLQRHDRPETLADLDKHRAINFFSDHSRDVMEWKFIEDGSIVSLRPASSLLVDNSDILLSCGLAGLGIIQATLDAVAPHIASGALEEILPQYPSVSKPVSVMYPDRRYLSPKVRVFIDWFSDVLATQLR from the coding sequence ATGATTGAATACCTTAATATTTTCATACAGGTTGTTGAACAGGGTAGCTTCACAAAAGCCGCCGATGTACTTCAGATCCATCGCCCCACCGTGAGCAAAGCGATACAACAGATAGAGAACGATCTGGGTGTAAAACTCATTCATCGCACAACCCGAAAGCTGAGCGTTACTGCCGAAGGGGATGAGTTCTATCATCATGCCAGGCATGTTCTGGCCGAAGTTAATGACATGATGGCCAGTTTTTCACCGACTCTTCCACCGCGAGGACGTCTGAGGCTTGATGTGCCCCTGGCGCTGGCGCATGCCATATTGATCCCTAATCTCCAGCATTTTCAGGCGCTGTACCCAGGTATTGAAGTCGTGCTGGTTTCATCGGATAAAAAAACTGATTTGATTACGGAAGGCGTAGATTGCCTTGTCCGCCTGGGCGCGCTCCAGGATTCAAGTTTTATATCCAAACGTCTTGGCGACATCAGGATGGTTACCTGCGCAGCCCCGTCCTACCTGCAGCGGCATGATCGGCCGGAAACACTTGCGGATCTGGATAAGCATCGGGCAATTAACTTTTTTAGCGACCACAGTCGTGACGTCATGGAATGGAAGTTTATCGAAGACGGGAGCATTGTTTCGCTGCGTCCTGCGAGCAGCCTGCTGGTTGATAATTCCGATATTCTGCTTTCCTGTGGCTTGGCTGGTTTGGGCATTATCCAGGCTACCTTAGATGCCGTTGCTCCCCATATTGCTTCCGGTGCACTTGAAGAGATTCTGCCGCAATACCCATCGGTGTCAAAGCCGGTGTCAGTGATGTATCCGGACAGACGCTACCTTTCTCCAAAAGTGCGTGTCTTTATCGACTGGTTCAGCGATGTTCTGGCCACGCAGCTCCGCTGA
- a CDS encoding alpha/beta fold hydrolase yields MPIEDTDLNLFQATGAPPLPPAAVAGRLEHEGARIWYATCGDGPPVFLLHGGLGHSGNWGYQVPALVNAGYRAVLIDSRGHGRSSRDRRPYSYELMAGDALAVMDRLALEQGYFVGWSDGACTALTLAATQPSRTAGVFFFACNMDPTGAREMQPAPRIDRCFARHRQDYAALSATPDGFEDFVAAVTEMMRTQPNYSADDLRAIAVPVDIVLGEQDEFIKRDHAVYLASNIPGATLTILPGVSHFAPLQRPALFNQAVLSFLDRLTATR; encoded by the coding sequence ATGCCGATAGAAGACACCGATCTCAACCTGTTTCAGGCTACCGGGGCGCCGCCCCTTCCCCCGGCCGCAGTTGCAGGCCGGCTGGAGCATGAGGGGGCGCGTATCTGGTATGCCACCTGCGGTGACGGCCCGCCGGTTTTCCTGCTGCACGGCGGATTGGGCCACTCCGGCAATTGGGGCTATCAGGTGCCGGCGCTCGTCAACGCCGGCTACCGCGCGGTGCTGATCGACAGCCGCGGCCATGGCCGCAGCTCGCGCGATCGCCGGCCCTATTCTTATGAGCTGATGGCCGGCGACGCGCTGGCGGTGATGGACAGGTTGGCTCTGGAACAAGGCTATTTCGTAGGATGGAGCGACGGCGCCTGCACGGCCCTTACCCTTGCCGCCACGCAGCCCAGCCGAACGGCCGGGGTGTTTTTCTTTGCCTGCAACATGGACCCCACCGGCGCCAGAGAAATGCAGCCGGCCCCCAGGATAGATCGCTGCTTTGCCCGGCACCGGCAGGACTATGCGGCGCTCTCGGCCACGCCTGACGGCTTCGAGGATTTTGTCGCGGCAGTCACCGAGATGATGCGGACCCAGCCCAACTATTCGGCAGACGACCTGAGAGCCATCGCCGTGCCGGTCGACATTGTGCTGGGAGAACAGGATGAGTTCATTAAACGCGACCATGCGGTTTATCTCGCCTCAAACATTCCCGGCGCAACCCTGACCATCTTGCCCGGCGTGAGCCATTTCGCCCCCTTGCAGCGGCCCGCGCTTTTCAATCAGGCGGTGCTCAGCTTCCTGGACAGGCTCACGGCGACTCGCTAG